AATTCCACATCTCCATGAAAATGCTCATGTTGTTGACCATGTGGGCAGTTTGTTTCCAGCTGAGCCTGTGTGGGTTGTAGGGTAATATTTtgttgaatcattttttttattatttatttttcagtttgtggtAGGGTCTAATactgagaagagagagagaacctgCTTAAATTCAActagaaaacagctttttttctgggtgggggggggggggggggggggggggggggtccattGACTGATTTGAGAAGAGAAAGGTGAAATCTGAGTTGAGCACAGAGCGGTGTGGAGTGGCCTGGAGTGGCTCTGAGTGGGGCAGCGGGGGGAAGAACAGCTCCGTAGGGAGAAGAAATTGTCACCACTCCGCTCCACCCTCATGCTCTGTCATCCACCGATGAAGATCGTGAGATGTGTATGAAAGCACCTGGAACAACCttgagtcatttgttttttgtcagactttttcttttcaaggTGAAGTACGTACATTGAAGTAATGAAGTCTTCATACTTGAGTTCCAAGTTGGTGGAGAGACAGTGAAGTTGTTTGAAACACTCGTTGCGCAGTATTTTTGTACTTCTTCACTGCTTTATCATCTCACTGGCTGTTAATCATGTAATGTGTTTTCAGCCAGGGGTTGATGCCTTCACAGTCAAACAGCCAGAAGATGCGATGGCTGTGCTCAGGGACAGGGCCAAAGAGATGAGAGTAAGTGACCATTCAGACTGACATGAGATTTCCGGTGTCTGACAAGGGCAAATACACGCTGCAAATACATAAGCGATAGAAAgtctaaaacatgcaaactccgaaatgcaacagaaaaaccTCATATCTAGTTAACAAAACGGAACTTCTCCAGGCCTCTAGTGGAACAGAAAGAGACCAGACAAGACAGTGTAAAGAGgtaatggtttgtttttttttttacctttgccCTTGTCAGCCACCATAGAGATTGCTCAGTGAAATGtatctctcctccagctgctgaggaTGATGTACAGTCTaacctgttgttgttgtagtgtCCTCTGTGGGTGTGTCCAGAGCTGGAGGACTACCAGGCAGACTGTGGACCTTTTCATCTGGGCCTGGCAGGGAAGCACCAGCGCTCCAATGCCTCCCTGGCCCTGCAGCTGAGTCACACTTGGCTGCAGAAAAGATGGTTACCAGGTGGGTCGGTTTGTTAACTAACATTTGAACTATATGTCAGTGGCAAGAAGGACCTTAAAAGCGTTTGTCTTCATAACAGAGTGTAGTTATCTCTGTTTGAGACAGGACATGTGCGCAAATTTGGCAacagtttcacattttacatCATGTCTGAATAAGCACCCAGCCCACTTTCTTGTAAGAGTCACAACAGCAATCTGGCCAGGTTAGACGACACAAGTCCACAGCAGCGCACGgtaaaacacaaagagatgaaaTGCAGGTCTTGTTCCTCCTTGAAAAAACTCTAATGAATGTATTGTTCAGTTGTCATGGTTTAGTAAAACAACGGAAAATTAATAATGAACCGATTTGAAGTTGTTGAGGAGCATCGTGGCTCTTTCCACAAATGTCTTGTCTGAATGAAGCTATAACTGACACTTATGTCTGAATAGGCAAAAAATCCTTTACATTAACAGACAGCAATGTTGTGTATTCCATCTCTGAAAAGgtttcagtgttgtttcatAACAGCATGTCCTCATTCAACAGATAAAAGCTTTTCCACACCCAGTGTTGAGAACACAGGTGTACTTCAGGTGAATTCCTTCAAGCCCAGCCCCATCATGGTCAAAGGTGAGTGCTCAAGAACAAACAATCACTGTTGATAAGAGCAAAATTACGAAATTTGCTTTTTGGATCTCTGACTAAGCTAATTCAACATGCTGGACTGAACAGTGACAGTCATTATCGAGCACATTAGGACGTCAGCAAAACATGATTGTTTCTGTTGCATGATTCTGCAACATTAGCACCTGTGACTTGAACTATTTCCTTCTTAAATACACAGAGCTGACAAAGACtgaaatatatagaaatatcaTGTCCTATTTCTCTTTCACCAAGATAATGAATTAGGAAGCCATAATGTTACAGGTAGTTTTGATATTTGTGAATCACAAATTACAGGAATACATTGAACAGTCCCCCAGCTAAATGTGACATCATCCTGCatagttgtgtgtgtttggtctcaGGGCTGGCAGACACAGAGTGGCCGGGAAGGAATCAGACTCTGAAACACGGAACAGTCACCTACTTCTTGGATGGAGCTCACACCATGCGCAGTATGCATGCCTGTGTAGACTGGTTCAGAGAGACTGCAGCCCAGCATGAAAGGAATGCAAGGTGAACATCTCTCATTAAGTAGCATGATGAAACAGTGTTCAGGAGAGTCACTGAGTACTATTCACTGCACCTCCTTTAACAACTGTGTGTAAAAAGACACTGGCTGTGCATTGTTCAGTGAATACAGATTAACCAAACAGCCAAGAGAAGCACTCCAAAAACAGTTGATTTAAGCAGTAGGACCTTTCCCCCATAGGACCACATGTTTTAATTGTCAGCTGTGGACAACGTCTCAATTGTTCTTACATGAAGCTGTAGTCCAGCTTGCTCATAATCCATATTGGTTTTTAAGATGTGAAATGAGCCTGGGAAAGTAATAACTgatctttgtttttactgtacaaCCTCTTTTTgttaaaacagcagaacaatactgatgtaaaatatttgtgtcatAGTGGACCTGTGGCCAGAGTTTTGCTGTTCAATGCCACAGGAGACAGAGACTCAGCAGCCATGCTCAAACTACTGGTGGTGAGTACAGCTGCCTTCCACAATACAGCAAATAATTTATGGCCATTAACAGAAAGTTGTTGTGTCTATATGGATGTCATGTATTTGACTGTAAACTGTAGAACCTATACTGtagctttgttttcttttttccacttcagGTACTTTCCCATTTTTTCATATTGtatatattgatattttaaaaatatattagaTTGTAGTTAATTTCCCATGTTAATTGCTACTGTAAATAAGGATTTCACAGGAGTAAGTAAGTAATCACATAGTGTTTTCTGAATGAGTAAAATGGAAGGATTTTTTTGAAAGAATGAAGAATGGGGCAGATGTGAATACTGCTGATCATTTGAGAGCTCATCTTCAAAGTTATGAGCAAACacttatgtcttttttttttttaaacttgtgtttcttttcagcCATGTCAGTTTGATTTTGCTGTGTTCTGCCCAAACATCACTGAAGCCATGTCTTCTTGTAATGCAGGTGAGATTTGCTGATATTAAGCTCTACCTAAAAGAATTAAACAACCATGGACCACTGCACCGGTGTTCTTTAGCCCCTTAAACTATAAATCACATGTATTTTTCACAACTGCTATTTTTCCAGAAGATTCTATAGGTTTGAGATTGATTTCCTAACTCTGTACAGCCAGGGGTTGATTGAAAGGAATAGTGGAACAATTTGGAAAAAATGCATGTATGCCTTTATTTCTATATCAATCTCTTGTCTGTCATTTAACACAAAACAGGACTTGGTTAGCCTAGtgtagcataaacactggaagcaggggaaatagctagcctgaCTCATTCATTTAATCCATACTCAgacatgtaaaaatgacagttttttctttattggGTTGTGCGTTGGAACAATTTCTCTGGCTACAGCGGGGATGTCCAGCCAGTCAGTAAGCACAGGTTTTGGTATACGTTTCTGCACATTGGCACTAAccctggcaacctcactgtgagTCAAGATGTCAGGAAGCTGCTCACAGTCATTGCACCCAACTGTTGTTCTGCAAGAAATAGTTGAAGCAcgcaaaaaacacaaattgtcattttttacatttttgtttgtgtaagaATGAAGAAAGCAAAGTGTTGAACTGCTGCTTTTATACAAGGAAGAAACTTAAAAATTGAACCTGCTACCAGTCCTCTCTGTGATACTGCATCTTGACAGTGTGAAAGATTTAAGTGCTTTTGTGTTAAGAAAAGAACAGCTATGAACTTTAATCATTCGTCGTGTAATCCTCTCAGACCAGCAGAACTTCAACGTCTCAGTGGAGAACATGTTGACTCGCTGCTTGGATAACGAAAGGAGCTGGCGTCTCCACAACAGCCTGGGGGATAACAAAGGTACACAGCTGCTCATCGAGGACAGCCTGCCCCTGGCTCCTGGAAAGAGAGCGGACACCCTGGTCTTCCCTTGCATCCTCAGCGCCCTCCAGTGGATCACTCAGGGCAGGGATTCAGTCGTGGCAGACCCAGCCAAGACGGTCTTTCCAGTTAAACCCAGCATCATGGCCAAAGCTGCTCCGCTCTGCGACGCAGCCGAGATCCACGTCCTCATCACCGGAAGCCTCCACCTGGTGGGAGGAGTGCTCAAACACCTTGACCCAGCTTCCTCCAATTAAATGGACCATGTGAAACttaaatgatttaatttaaatacagtttaaataATGTATGGGTGCTCTGCTTATGTCCAGTGACTCTAAGTCATCCAGGACATGGTTGCTTTTATACACATTTACCTTTGTATAAATGTGTAAAACAGTTTCTGTCTACAGATGAGGCTTTTGTGAAACTAGCTTTTTTGGACAATAACTTCAGGTGTTTACCTGAATGGGATTCGCTGCACACAGGTATTGCTGTTGTCTTGGTAGCTTCCCTACAGTGGCTGATGCTGTGAGCCCACTAGTTTGGACCAAGGCAGCTAAGGTCTCACAGCAGCCTCAACTTCACCCAGAGCCTTACAGACGACCACACAAACATGTGGAGCTCATGTCTTTAGTCTTAACTTGAAGCCAAATATGTTTACATGAACTGCAGATGCTACATTCATTTACACAGCAATGTGTTATATTACCTTTATACAAAAACTGCAGATTAACAGGCACCAACAAGTGCAACATGGACTACATGGAGTtc
The Chelmon rostratus isolate fCheRos1 chromosome 19, fCheRos1.pri, whole genome shotgun sequence DNA segment above includes these coding regions:
- the fpgs gene encoding folylpolyglutamate synthase, mitochondrial, which gives rise to MMVCMSRVWQRGSAFAARLGKKDWVCTLAGLSFRHYSTKTAPQIPGMEYQDAICTLNTLQTNASALEQVRQERSHPQLQLQAMRGFLERANLTVEDLDHLNIIHVTGTKGKGSTCAFTEQILRGYGFRTGFYSSPHLVQVRERIRINGQPIGKELFTKYFWQVYGRLDETKDAHGGTMPAYFRFLTILAFHVFLQEKVDLAVIEVGIGGAYDCTNIIRRPWVCGISSLGIDHTQILGDTIEKIAWQKGGIFKPGVDAFTVKQPEDAMAVLRDRAKEMRCPLWVCPELEDYQADCGPFHLGLAGKHQRSNASLALQLSHTWLQKRWLPDKSFSTPSVENTGVLQVNSFKPSPIMVKGLADTEWPGRNQTLKHGTVTYFLDGAHTMRSMHACVDWFRETAAQHERNASGPVARVLLFNATGDRDSAAMLKLLVPCQFDFAVFCPNITEAMSSCNADQQNFNVSVENMLTRCLDNERSWRLHNSLGDNKGTQLLIEDSLPLAPGKRADTLVFPCILSALQWITQGRDSVVADPAKTVFPVKPSIMAKAAPLCDAAEIHVLITGSLHLVGGVLKHLDPASSN